A genomic window from Lycium barbarum isolate Lr01 chromosome 4, ASM1917538v2, whole genome shotgun sequence includes:
- the LOC132636494 gene encoding uncharacterized protein LOC132636494, translated as MASKLLMITVFVLDLIAFALAVAAEQRRSTATIKTDNEQVYSYCVYDSDISTGFGVGAFLFLMVSQILIMVASRCFCCGNALSPGSSRGCAVLLFIICWVTFFIAEVCLLAGSVTNAYHTKYRSSLLFNDKPLSCETVRKGVFAAGAAFIFFTSIISKFYYVSYSKAKGSPGPYGGEAGVGMTAYK; from the exons ATGGCTTCGAAGTTGTTAATGATCACTGTCTTCGTTTTGGATTTAATTGCTTTTGCTTTGGCTGTTGCTGCAGAGCAGAGAAGGAGCACT GCCACAATAAAAACAGATAATGAGCAGGTTTATAGCTATTGTGTCTATGACTCCGACATTTCAACTGGATTTGGCGTTGGTGCCTTCTTATTTCTCATGGTCAGTCAAATCCTTATAATGGTGGCAAGCCGTTGCTTCTGTTGTGGAAATGCTTTGAGCCCCGGTAGTTCAAGGGGTTGTGCTGTTCTTTTATTTATCATATGCTG GGTTACATTTTTCATTGCTGAGGTGTGCTTGTTGGCCGGTTCTGTTACTAACGCGTACCACACCAAATATAGATCGTCACTCTTGTTTAATGATAAGCCTCTATCTTGTGAGACCGTGAGAAAGGGAGTTTTTGCAGCTGGTGCGGCTTTCATTTTCTTCACCAGCATAATCTCCAAGTTCTACTATGTGTCTTACTCCAAGGCCAAGGGTAGCCCTGGACCATATGGTGGAGAAGCCGGTGTGGGGATGACAGCCTACAAATGA